From the Bacillus sp. FJAT-22090 genome, the window TTTCTGCAATAGCTCGTAACATCCTTGTCTTAGGTTCAGTAGTATCTGATTCCCATTTGGATACCATACCCTTTGTAATTGAAAGACCTGCTTTTCTATTTATTCTTTCCGCAAATTCTTCCTGAGACAACTTTTCTTCATCTCTAATTTTTTTTAACTCTTTGCCTATTGAATACATCGTTACTACCCCCTATTAATTAATGTAAGTATAATCTAAAGTTTCACTTGTGACAACTTATTTTAATTTTTTTATTAAAAAGTAGTTGACTATGAAACTTTTGCCTGTTAAAGTCATCTTATAGGTTTCATAAATGAAACTTTAAATTCATAGATTTGAAAGGAGATTAACATTATGAGATATATAATAAGTTAATATTGCTACAAATTTATTATTTTTTTAACAAAAAAGTTTCATAAATGAAACTTTGTCTTTTGTAATCTATCCAGAGAAGAAATGGGAGGTGGAACAATTATGAATATTAACTGGA encodes:
- a CDS encoding helix-turn-helix domain-containing protein is translated as MYSIGKELKKIRDEEKLSQEEFAERINRKAGLSITKGMVSKWESDTTEPKTRMLRAIAETFNVSMDRILGLDTQQSYSKIETLAAHIDDDVTDEEMEAIKNYINYIKFKRD